Proteins from a single region of Lasioglossum baleicum chromosome 1, iyLasBale1, whole genome shotgun sequence:
- the LOC143211385 gene encoding protein-associating with the carboxyl-terminal domain of ezrin produces the protein MGNEISARNGLEIDEKSVEITDFWAHHTARVKQHGTQIVSLFVSEPSLHYSASFGNPSPLEKAAKNLMLYRHPCILKYVSSWSKGSKFYLTTEQVRPLIQTIETQNTLQICMGLYSILRAIVFLHEKASASHNNICGSVIYVTSEGCWKLGGLECLSKFKELTTAYLKKIRSYRYEKAVSPDEDTTISSTSFTAIDAYAFGILAEDILKLKNAEDVPSLLEFKQFCKENLQNSDPRLRSKLSSVLQHPFFTHDFMRIHAFLEELPLKSSQEKEIFFGNLIVQLRTFPENIVAEQLGRLLLSRMVLLDSTAQEKLLPFILKPKDGKDNVDDNLFVVSTFKVYLVPKLLQMFCIRDVSIRLVLLSHFNSFVHTFQADELKSQVLPELLVGIKDTNDHLVSATLKALADVVPILGAATVVGGNRGKLFTDGRPNKVKDNGQDNKAVSSFVNIVDFAATTSQSIIHLPERPSPDGGEDKKENISSITEEEYTWSDWETQETSTRDAHPQISQSCDQTSESNANDVSAVDLVPIIDTNPVFDLNKAKAIESKFPKKSIVLCDISELDIKNSKLTNSIKEEYDFFTDMEPVIKKTQVLHVQQPQLTSKSVFDIKALNELDVSEENDGWDEDLSDWGMNDAQELKI, from the exons ATGGGGAATGAAATAAGTGCCCGGAACGGGCTAGAAATTGACGAGAAATCTGTCGAAATAACAGATTTTTGGGCGCACCATACCGCTCGTGTAAAACAGCATGGTACTCAAATAGTATCTTTATTTGTCAGCGAACCGTCTTTGCATTACAGTGCAAGTTTTGGGAATCCTTCTCCTTTGGAGAAAGCTGCAAAG aatttaatGTTATACAGGCATCCTTGTATACTTAAGTATGTCTCGTCGTGGTCCAAAGGCAGTAAGTTTTATCTGACAACCGAACAAGTTAGACCTCTGATTCAAACGATAGAAACACAGAATACGCTCCAAATATGCATGGGTTTGTATAGCATCTTACGGGCAATTGTATTTCTTCACGAAAAAGCATCTGCTTCTCATAACAACATATGCGGCAGCGTTATTTATGTTACATCGGAAGGATGTTGGAAACTCGGTGGCTTAGAATGCCTAAGTAAATTCAAAGAATTGACTACAGCGTATTTAAAGAAAATAAGAAGCTATAGATACGAGAAAGCGGTATCGCCTGACGAAGATACAACTATCTCGTCAACTAGTTTTACAGCGATCGACGCGTACGCATTCGGCATTTTGGCAGAAGACATTCTGAAGCTGAAGAATGCgg AGGACGTTCCGAGTCTACTGGAATTCAAGCAGTTCTGTAAAGAGAATTTACAGAACTCTGATCCACGTTTGAGAAGCAAATTATCAAGCGTGCTTCAACACCCATTTTTCACTCACGATTTCATGAGGATACATGCATTTTTAGAGGAGTTACCGTTAAAAAGCAGTCAagagaaagaaatattttttgg GAACTTAATAGTGCAATTGAGAACATTTCCTGAAAATATTGTTGCCGAGCAGCTGGGTCGATTGTTACTTTCACGAATGGTGTTGTTAGATTCAACTGCCCAAGAAAAGCTTTTACCGTTCATCTTGAAACCTAAAG ATGGAAAAGATAACGTGGACGATAATCTGTTTGTAGTATCAACGTTCAAAGTGTACCTAGTACCGAAACTGCTGCAGATGTTTTGTATAAGAGATGTGTCGATACGTTTGGTACTTTTATCACATTTCAATTCGTTCGTTCACACGTTTCAAGCGGACGAACTGAAATCTCAAGTACTTCCGGAACTGCTTGTTGGAATTAAAGATACAAACGATCATCTCGTTTCCGCAACGTTAAAAGCATTGGCAGACGTAGTTCCGATTCTCGGTGCGGCTACCGTAGTTGGTGGGAACAGGGGAAAATTATTTACGGACGGTCGACCGAATAAAGTAAAAGACAACGGGCAAGATAATAAGGCAGTTTCATCTTTTGTAAATATCGTTGATTTTGCAGCCACCACAAGTCAAAGCATAATTCATTTACCAGAAAGGCCATCGCCGGACGGAGGCGAAGATAAAAAAGAGAATATCTCTTCGATTACAGAAGAAGAATATACATGGTCCGATTGGGAAACTCAAGAAACCTCTACTAGAGATGCCCATCCTCAGATTTCCCAATCGTGTGATCAAACTAGCGAATCTAATGCGAATGATGTATCGGCCGTTGATTTAGTACcaataattgacacaaatccaGTATTTGACCTAAACAAAGCTAAAGCGATCGAGTCAAAATTTCCaaagaaatcaattgttttatgcGATATTTCAGAACTCGATATCAAGAATTCGAAATTGACAAATTCCATCAAGGAAGAGTATGATTTCTTCACGGATATGGAACCCGTAATAAAAAAGACTCAAGTCCTGCACGTACAACAACCACAGTTAACGTCGAAAAGCGTGTTCGACATTAAAGCTTTAAACGAATTAGATGTAAGCGAAGAGAACGATGGTTGGGATGAAGATTTAAGCGACTGGGGAATGAATGATGCTCAAGAATTGAAGATTTAG